A region of Pyxidicoccus parkwaysis DNA encodes the following proteins:
- a CDS encoding phospholipase D-like domain-containing protein: MNTYGVLIPCRRFTVQVQFGPQEGLSPIEQLTLRAIAAGANSMSQLRDALRLDERVALDLCVDLLRGGFLFVDRLTGRLELAPTIRKEMGDPAAPSSNWAQKVASTRPSEPREYALLQDLVSGAVFPASRELGRGQATLRAPENERLPLVQDIQKPQLMHAVARAVRGRLMQEQGGSTAEQNVRMSLQRLRVIDVKVVGNGPSSSMGGVNLGRESIAVEMSRRGGADDDSDVPALRVIGPSALPSSIRQSISRGLVELWQQGLARERGQFFPLLMERFKELKEDTTPEQAAADPVATVHQLVSAVSELEALPAEPEALRAAHERLILLERDASDTVDEAVTHSAHAQLIVGARAHHEAVLSALETAEHQVLLINPWVRQLEQNEAIRNALLGAVTRGVRVHLLWGVNRKVRFEDEFGPQARKLSELLAPSEQKAGGFFVAQEPSAVHAKVVVCDLRWALASSANFLASSAERSEHEVGLRVEVPGSTEMPPAQPSTDWSPIDGRPPVLRAVRTTVQWARSIIRDYRLQRIIMDDPALEGRRQLVAPVDFGVNLHEPGTTPLAINIWKDGWQKRARLLQSRLQAAGTLVMPVADAQHRKLLLDALRLATKRVVVSSQALGIGALGGAPAAVIEDAARRNVSVTLLFHDESEVQGELATRREALARAGVRFLRRRVHSKVLVCDDWAVVTSFNFLSFEGYYDSERVARHEFGFRIFDPALCDALVDALESAPPP; this comes from the coding sequence ATGAACACCTATGGCGTGTTGATTCCCTGTCGGCGATTCACCGTGCAGGTCCAATTCGGACCTCAGGAGGGTCTCAGCCCCATCGAGCAGTTGACGCTGAGGGCCATCGCCGCCGGCGCCAACAGCATGTCGCAACTTCGGGATGCGTTGAGGCTCGATGAGCGTGTGGCGTTGGACCTCTGTGTGGACCTGCTGAGGGGCGGATTTCTATTCGTGGACCGGCTCACTGGCCGCCTTGAGCTGGCCCCCACCATCCGCAAGGAGATGGGCGACCCGGCGGCGCCATCCTCGAACTGGGCTCAGAAGGTCGCTTCGACGCGGCCTTCTGAGCCCCGGGAGTATGCTCTCCTCCAGGACCTCGTCAGCGGTGCGGTCTTCCCTGCCTCTCGCGAGCTTGGCCGAGGCCAAGCGACATTGCGCGCCCCGGAAAACGAACGTCTCCCACTTGTCCAGGACATCCAAAAGCCACAACTCATGCATGCCGTGGCGCGGGCGGTGCGAGGCCGCCTGATGCAGGAACAGGGGGGCTCAACAGCTGAGCAGAACGTCCGAATGAGCCTCCAGCGCCTGCGCGTCATTGACGTGAAAGTCGTTGGCAATGGGCCGTCGTCCAGTATGGGAGGCGTCAACCTGGGGCGGGAGTCTATAGCTGTGGAGATGTCCCGGAGGGGCGGCGCAGATGACGACTCTGATGTGCCTGCGCTGCGCGTCATCGGACCCTCCGCCCTGCCCAGCTCCATCCGGCAGAGCATCTCTCGAGGGCTGGTTGAACTCTGGCAGCAAGGGCTCGCGAGAGAGCGGGGGCAGTTCTTTCCTCTGCTCATGGAGCGCTTCAAGGAACTTAAGGAGGACACGACGCCGGAGCAGGCTGCTGCAGACCCTGTAGCCACCGTTCACCAGCTCGTCTCCGCAGTCAGTGAGCTTGAGGCGCTGCCCGCCGAGCCAGAAGCGCTCCGAGCTGCGCATGAGCGTCTCATCCTCCTTGAGCGCGACGCGAGTGACACTGTTGACGAAGCTGTCACCCATTCGGCTCATGCGCAGCTGATTGTCGGTGCTAGAGCCCACCACGAAGCAGTCCTATCGGCGCTAGAAACGGCCGAGCACCAAGTTCTTCTCATCAACCCCTGGGTAAGACAGCTTGAGCAGAACGAGGCAATACGAAACGCCCTGCTCGGTGCGGTAACACGTGGTGTCCGCGTTCATCTCCTCTGGGGCGTGAATCGGAAGGTCCGGTTTGAGGATGAATTTGGCCCTCAGGCCCGAAAACTGAGCGAGCTGCTCGCTCCTAGCGAGCAGAAAGCCGGTGGATTCTTCGTGGCGCAGGAGCCATCCGCCGTACATGCCAAGGTTGTCGTCTGCGACCTCCGGTGGGCGTTGGCTTCCAGCGCCAACTTTCTCGCCAGCAGTGCCGAACGGAGCGAGCACGAGGTTGGGCTGCGCGTAGAGGTTCCAGGAAGCACGGAGATGCCTCCGGCGCAGCCAAGCACCGATTGGAGCCCGATTGATGGTCGCCCTCCCGTGCTCCGTGCGGTGCGCACGACCGTACAGTGGGCGCGATCCATCATTCGGGACTACCGTTTGCAGCGCATCATCATGGATGACCCCGCCCTTGAGGGGCGGCGTCAGTTAGTTGCGCCGGTCGACTTCGGCGTAAATCTCCATGAGCCGGGGACAACCCCACTGGCCATCAACATCTGGAAGGACGGGTGGCAGAAGCGTGCACGCCTGCTTCAATCCAGGCTTCAGGCGGCCGGCACGCTCGTCATGCCCGTTGCCGACGCCCAACATCGCAAATTGCTACTCGACGCGCTCCGGCTCGCAACGAAGCGTGTCGTCGTCTCGTCTCAGGCCCTAGGCATCGGGGCGCTCGGAGGGGCTCCCGCTGCGGTGATTGAGGATGCAGCCAGACGCAACGTCTCTGTGACTCTCCTCTTCCATGATGAGAGCGAGGTGCAGGGAGAACTCGCTACTCGGCGTGAGGCACTGGCCCGAGCCGGAGTCCGCTTCCTCCGTCGCCGCGTCCACTCCAAGGTCCTCGTGTGCGATGACTGGGCTGTGGTGACGAGCTTCAACTTCCTGTCCTTTGAGGGGTACTACGATAGCGAGCGCGTCGCTCGTCACGAGTTCGGATTCCGTATTTTCGACCCGGCTCTGTGCGACGCACTTGTGGACGCGCTCGAATCCGCTCCTCCCCCATGA
- a CDS encoding oxidoreductase, producing MSGVGEQFRRAAENAREASFDGVELHGSNGYLLDQFLRDGSNQRTNAYGGSIEKRAQFPLEVARAVVGVWGAERVGYRLAPQSFPYVGVSDSTPAETFTHMARELNRLGLGYLHVTETVSGQGVPSPERCISPLLRKAFQRAFIANGGYDAKTGESATAVVEADIVTYGVPFLANPDLPERFRHEAPLNTVDASTFFSGEEKGYTDDPTLR from the coding sequence CTGTCCGGCGTCGGCGAGCAGTTCCGGCGCGCGGCCGAGAATGCCCGGGAGGCGAGCTTCGATGGCGTCGAATTGCACGGCAGCAACGGCTACCTGCTGGACCAGTTCCTGCGGGATGGCTCCAACCAGCGTACGAATGCGTACGGCGGCAGCATCGAAAAGCGGGCGCAGTTCCCGCTGGAGGTGGCGCGGGCGGTGGTGGGCGTCTGGGGTGCGGAGCGGGTGGGGTACCGGCTCGCGCCGCAATCATTTCCATACGTGGGCGTATCGGATTCCACGCCGGCCGAGACATTCACCCATATGGCGCGCGAGCTGAACCGATTGGGGCTCGGCTACCTGCATGTCACCGAGACCGTGTCGGGACAGGGAGTGCCGAGTCCGGAGCGGTGCATCTCCCCGCTGCTGCGCAAGGCATTCCAGAGAGCGTTCATCGCCAACGGTGGCTACGACGCGAAGACTGGCGAGTCTGCGACTGCCGTGGTCGAGGCGGACATCGTGACGTACGGAGTGCCGTTCCTCGCCAACCCGGACCTGCCGGAGCGCTTCCGGCATGAGGCGCCTCTCAACACGGTGGACGCGTCCACCTTCTTCTCTGGCGAGGAGAAGGGCTACACGGACGACCCGACGCTGCGCTGA
- a CDS encoding mechanosensitive ion channel family protein, whose product MNNAWLVGLSVTLVLLALWGVLVASTALVYQGIRLMGVKALEQVADGLRKRARLSAALMSFVVVLVGIAVLGFSLWAKKDLEPHFNALLAGVTVDWLAALGRGAGLLVLLLAAFLVLERAARQLLVRLERRLDEWQLGPEHRAHAQKALEQGPGFIKLVLAYFAVGVAVTSLQPPAAFEWLVSTTVFVLLSISGGRLAVSLLHLMSGRLVESWEAKSKGTKYEEYFVALSRLLPVGQRSLEAIVYISVATLIVRHFQSLESFAPYGPVLIRVIALFFAASVVVEFVRLVIARAFKVDGPDLDDSARRRNTFVALIQSASKYVIYFLVGMMVLSDLGVDPTPILAGAGIVGLTVGLGSQAIVTDLVNGIFLLFEDQILNGDYIRINDTEGVVEEITPRITRIRDRFGRLHILRNGEVKNVINYSRGWTLAVVDMAVAYECDLKKVMTVIGEVCEQVPMLSQGKVSEIPRLLGIESMDESWLTVRIEAKVQPGTHFDVKRLLNRLLFEAFNAHGLEIPYPKSVQYEGVMLPPTTSAAPQEEEPLAVAASRR is encoded by the coding sequence TTGAACAACGCATGGCTCGTCGGCCTGAGCGTGACGTTGGTGCTGCTCGCCCTCTGGGGCGTGCTCGTGGCCTCCACCGCGCTGGTGTACCAGGGCATCCGGCTGATGGGCGTGAAGGCGCTGGAGCAGGTGGCCGATGGCCTGCGCAAGCGCGCCCGCCTGAGCGCCGCCCTCATGTCCTTCGTGGTCGTCCTCGTCGGCATTGCCGTGCTGGGTTTCTCTCTGTGGGCGAAGAAGGACCTGGAGCCCCATTTCAACGCCTTGCTGGCGGGGGTGACGGTGGACTGGCTGGCGGCGCTCGGGCGCGGAGCGGGGCTGCTGGTGCTGCTGCTGGCGGCCTTCCTCGTGCTGGAGCGGGCAGCGCGCCAGCTCCTGGTGAGGCTCGAGCGCAGGTTGGACGAGTGGCAGCTGGGCCCGGAGCACAGGGCACATGCCCAGAAGGCGCTGGAGCAGGGGCCCGGCTTCATCAAGCTGGTGCTGGCCTACTTCGCGGTGGGCGTGGCGGTCACCTCGCTGCAACCCCCGGCCGCGTTCGAGTGGCTCGTCAGCACCACCGTCTTCGTGCTGCTGTCCATCAGCGGCGGGCGCCTGGCGGTGTCCCTGCTGCACCTGATGTCAGGGAGGCTGGTCGAGTCCTGGGAGGCGAAGAGCAAGGGCACGAAGTACGAGGAGTACTTCGTGGCCCTCAGCCGGCTGCTACCGGTGGGGCAGCGGAGCCTGGAGGCCATCGTCTACATCTCGGTGGCGACCCTCATCGTCCGCCATTTCCAGAGCCTGGAGTCCTTCGCTCCGTACGGGCCGGTGCTCATCCGCGTCATCGCCCTGTTCTTCGCCGCCAGCGTCGTCGTGGAGTTCGTCCGGCTGGTCATTGCCCGGGCATTCAAGGTGGACGGCCCCGACCTGGATGATTCGGCCCGGCGGCGCAACACCTTCGTCGCCCTCATCCAGAGCGCCTCCAAGTACGTCATCTACTTCCTGGTGGGGATGATGGTGCTCAGCGACCTGGGCGTGGACCCCACCCCCATCCTCGCTGGCGCCGGCATCGTCGGTCTCACCGTGGGCCTGGGCTCGCAGGCCATCGTCACGGACCTGGTCAACGGCATCTTCCTGCTCTTCGAAGACCAGATACTGAACGGCGACTACATCCGCATCAACGATACCGAGGGCGTGGTGGAGGAGATAACGCCTCGCATCACCCGCATTCGCGACCGCTTCGGGCGTCTTCACATCCTCCGCAATGGCGAAGTCAAGAATGTCATCAATTACAGTCGCGGCTGGACGCTGGCGGTCGTGGACATGGCCGTGGCCTATGAGTGCGACTTGAAGAAGGTGATGACTGTGATTGGCGAGGTCTGCGAGCAGGTGCCCATGTTGTCGCAGGGCAAGGTGTCCGAGATACCCAGGCTGCTGGGTATCGAGAGCATGGACGAGAGCTGGTTGACCGTGCGCATCGAAGCCAAGGTGCAGCCAGGGACGCACTTCGACGTGAAGCGGCTGCTCAACCGGCTGCTGTTCGAGGCCTTCAACGCCCACGGCCTGGAAATCCCCTACCCCAAGTCGGTGCAGTACGAGGGGGTCATGTTGCCTCCCACCACCTCCGCCGCGCCGCAGGAGGAGGAGCCCCTGGCCGTCGCTGCCTCTCGGCGGTAG
- a CDS encoding alkene reductase: MPNTSKLLSPFRLGRLELKNRMVMAPMTRSRALVDGNVPNPLAAAYYAQRVSAGLIISEATQVSPQGVGYIRTPGVHSPEQVAGWRRVTEAVHAAGGVIFAQLWHVGRVSHPDFHDGRLPVAPSAIGYEGEVFTFQGKKRVVTPRALELEELPGIVEQFRRAAENAREAGFDGVELHGSNGYLLDQFLRDGSNQRTDAYGGSIENRARFPLEVARAVVGVWGAERVGYRLAPQSFPYAGVSDSTPAETFTYMARELNRLGLGYLHVTEAVSGQGVPGPEQRISPLLRKAFQGAFIVNGGYDAKTGESVIAQGEADLVAYGVPFLANPDLPERFQHEAPLNTVDASTFFTGEEKGYTDYPTLR; encoded by the coding sequence ATGCCAAACACCTCGAAGCTGCTGTCTCCCTTTCGTCTCGGCCGTCTCGAACTGAAGAACCGGATGGTGATGGCGCCCATGACGCGCAGCCGGGCGCTGGTCGACGGCAATGTGCCCAACCCCCTGGCGGCGGCCTACTACGCGCAGCGCGTCTCCGCGGGGCTCATCATCTCCGAGGCCACCCAGGTCAGCCCTCAGGGCGTGGGTTACATCCGCACGCCTGGCGTGCACTCGCCCGAGCAGGTGGCGGGCTGGAGGAGGGTGACAGAGGCCGTCCACGCGGCGGGCGGAGTCATCTTCGCGCAGCTGTGGCACGTGGGGCGTGTCTCGCATCCGGACTTCCATGATGGACGCTTGCCGGTGGCTCCCTCGGCCATTGGATACGAAGGGGAGGTCTTCACGTTCCAGGGCAAGAAGCGCGTCGTGACGCCGCGAGCGCTGGAGCTCGAGGAGCTGCCCGGCATCGTCGAGCAGTTCCGGCGCGCGGCTGAGAACGCCCGGGAGGCGGGCTTCGATGGCGTCGAGCTGCACGGCAGCAACGGCTACCTGCTGGACCAGTTCCTGCGGGATGGCTCCAATCAGCGTACGGATGCGTATGGCGGCAGCATCGAGAATCGGGCTCGGTTCCCGCTGGAGGTGGCGCGAGCGGTGGTGGGTGTCTGGGGCGCGGAGCGGGTGGGGTACAGGCTCGCGCCGCAATCATTTCCATACGCGGGCGTATCGGATTCCACGCCGGCCGAGACATTCACCTATATGGCGCGCGAGCTGAACCGGTTGGGGCTGGGCTATCTGCATGTCACCGAGGCCGTGTCGGGCCAGGGAGTGCCGGGCCCGGAGCAGCGCATCTCCCCGCTGCTGCGCAAGGCATTCCAGGGAGCGTTCATCGTCAACGGTGGCTACGACGCGAAGACTGGCGAGTCTGTGATTGCCCAGGGCGAGGCGGACCTCGTGGCCTATGGCGTGCCGTTCCTCGCCAACCCCGACCTGCCGGAGCGCTTCCAGCACGAGGCGCCCCTCAACACGGTGGACGCCTCTACCTTCTTCACCGGCGAGGAGAAGGGCTACACGGACTACCCGACGCTGCGCTGA
- a CDS encoding AraC family transcriptional regulator — protein MSSSPKEFAGRLEPQDEQGSDVLADVLDSMRLSTIMYGRFELNAPWGIRFCERPAAHLVLLARGSARLEVEGIEGAVTLSAGDLALLPHGASHTLRDAEGSPLHLLGHGDCKRVRALGPIRLGGDGERTTLVAGSFRHGAAPRMLLFERLPQLVHVAADDPAIAPSLASTAQLLITESASSSPGATVIMSRLADILLAQALRAHIATGQCNEHGLCALTDPQIGKALSVIHESPAAPWTVESLASAVALSRSGFAARFTALVGKPPLEYLAQWRMTKAAQLLRESETPLSEVATAIGYQSEASFNRAFKRWEGSAPGTYRREHRRGGDRSAPDNEAPGSHGILGELSSSGAGAGRGGPGSR, from the coding sequence ATGTCATCCAGTCCAAAAGAATTTGCAGGGCGTCTAGAGCCGCAGGACGAGCAGGGCTCGGATGTCCTCGCCGACGTGCTGGACTCGATGCGCCTGTCGACCATCATGTATGGCCGCTTCGAGCTGAATGCGCCCTGGGGCATCCGGTTCTGTGAGAGGCCCGCCGCGCACCTGGTCCTGCTCGCGCGCGGAAGCGCTCGCCTGGAGGTCGAAGGCATCGAGGGAGCAGTCACCCTGTCGGCCGGAGACCTGGCCCTGCTTCCACACGGCGCGAGCCACACGCTCCGCGACGCGGAAGGAAGTCCGCTCCACCTGCTGGGACACGGTGACTGCAAGCGGGTCCGGGCACTGGGGCCAATACGGCTCGGAGGCGACGGCGAGCGCACCACCCTGGTCGCGGGCTCCTTCCGGCACGGTGCCGCCCCGCGCATGCTGCTGTTCGAGCGGCTCCCGCAGCTCGTCCACGTCGCCGCGGATGACCCGGCGATAGCCCCGTCGCTGGCGTCGACCGCGCAACTGCTCATCACCGAGAGCGCCTCGTCCAGCCCGGGGGCGACTGTCATCATGAGCCGGCTCGCGGACATCCTGCTCGCGCAGGCCCTTCGGGCGCACATCGCGACAGGTCAGTGCAATGAGCATGGACTGTGCGCGCTCACGGACCCCCAGATTGGAAAGGCCCTCTCGGTCATCCACGAGAGCCCCGCCGCTCCCTGGACTGTCGAGAGCCTCGCCTCGGCCGTCGCCCTCTCACGCTCCGGCTTCGCCGCCCGCTTCACCGCGCTCGTGGGAAAGCCTCCCCTGGAGTACCTCGCGCAGTGGCGGATGACGAAGGCCGCCCAGCTCCTTCGCGAGAGCGAGACTCCGTTGAGCGAGGTCGCGACGGCCATCGGCTACCAGAGCGAGGCCTCGTTCAATCGCGCCTTCAAACGCTGGGAGGGGAGCGCCCCGGGGACATACCGGCGCGAGCACCGCCGGGGAGGAGACAGGAGTGCCCCCGACAACGAAGCCCCTGGCAGTCACGGCATCCTCGGGGAGCTGAGCTCGAGTGGAGCCGGGGCTGGAAGAGGAGGGCCCGGTTCGCGGTGA
- a CDS encoding SDR family oxidoreductase, with protein sequence MSRKLEGKVAVITGATSGIGLATARRFVAEGAHVYITGRRQAELDAAVAALGKSSTGVRADASSLADLDRLFARVREEKGRIDVLFANAGGGSMLPLGAITEEQFDDTFGRNVKGVLFTVQKALPLLAEGASVILTGSTAGTEGTPAFSVYAATKAAVRSFARNWILDLKGRSIRINVLSPGATRTPGLVDLAGPDAAQQQGLLDMLASKIPMGRVGEADEIAKAAVFLASDDSSFVNGAELFADGGQAQV encoded by the coding sequence ATGTCCCGCAAGCTCGAAGGAAAAGTGGCGGTCATCACCGGTGCCACCAGCGGTATCGGCCTCGCGACCGCCCGGCGGTTCGTGGCCGAGGGCGCGCACGTCTACATCACCGGCCGCCGTCAGGCGGAGCTCGACGCGGCGGTGGCGGCGCTCGGCAAGAGCAGCACGGGTGTGCGCGCCGACGCCTCGAGTCTGGCCGACCTCGACCGGCTGTTCGCCCGGGTGCGTGAGGAGAAGGGCCGCATCGACGTGCTCTTCGCCAACGCGGGTGGCGGTTCGATGCTGCCGCTCGGCGCCATCACCGAGGAGCAGTTCGATGACACGTTCGGCCGCAACGTGAAGGGCGTGCTCTTCACGGTGCAGAAGGCGCTGCCGCTGCTGGCCGAGGGCGCCTCGGTCATCCTGACGGGGTCGACCGCGGGCACGGAGGGAACCCCGGCCTTCAGCGTCTATGCGGCGACCAAGGCGGCGGTCCGCAGCTTCGCGCGCAACTGGATTCTGGACCTCAAGGGCCGGAGCATCCGCATCAACGTGCTGAGCCCTGGGGCCACTCGCACGCCGGGCCTGGTCGACCTCGCCGGGCCGGACGCCGCGCAGCAGCAGGGACTGCTCGACATGCTCGCCTCGAAGATTCCGATGGGCCGGGTGGGGGAGGCGGACGAAATCGCCAAGGCGGCGGTCTTCCTGGCCTCCGACGACTCGAGCTTCGTCAACGGCGCCGAGCTCTTCGCCGACGGCGGCCAGGCCCAGGTCTGA
- a CDS encoding LysR family transcriptional regulator codes for MSRLPDFEGLAMFAKVAEERSFAAAARALGVSVATVSRGVSRLEERLGARLFNRTSRRLALTAFGRTLAENASRLYRDAEAMEHAAREQSSQPRGLIRLAVPMSFGLRWVAPLMPKFFRAYPEVSVDLHLSDEAVDLVGQGFDAALRISAQLDPSLVARRLCPVSRFIVAAPRYLERHGRPKHPRDLTGRDCLGYAYRARSDTWRFVNAAGQEESVVPTGRLRATNADALVPTVLAGLAIAELPEFMASEYLRDGRMEVLLKDWPLPAGGLYFVTPATGVRPAKVEALSAFFAEHLSKPTWRWPR; via the coding sequence ATGTCGAGACTGCCGGACTTCGAAGGGCTGGCGATGTTCGCCAAGGTGGCTGAGGAGCGCTCGTTCGCCGCGGCGGCGCGGGCCCTGGGCGTTTCCGTGGCGACTGTCTCGCGTGGCGTCAGTCGGCTGGAGGAGCGGCTCGGCGCACGGCTCTTCAACCGCACCTCGCGGCGGTTGGCGCTGACGGCGTTCGGACGGACGTTGGCGGAGAACGCCAGCCGCCTCTATCGCGACGCCGAGGCCATGGAGCACGCGGCGCGGGAGCAGTCCTCCCAGCCGCGGGGCCTCATCCGCCTGGCGGTGCCCATGTCCTTCGGGCTGCGCTGGGTGGCGCCGCTGATGCCGAAGTTCTTCCGCGCCTATCCGGAGGTGTCGGTGGACCTGCACCTCTCGGACGAGGCCGTGGACCTCGTGGGGCAGGGCTTCGACGCGGCGCTGCGAATCTCGGCGCAGCTGGACCCGTCGCTGGTCGCGCGTCGGCTCTGCCCTGTCTCACGCTTCATCGTCGCGGCGCCGCGGTACCTGGAGCGGCACGGCCGGCCGAAGCACCCTCGAGACCTGACGGGCCGGGACTGCCTCGGCTACGCCTACCGTGCGCGGAGCGATACCTGGCGGTTCGTCAACGCCGCGGGCCAGGAGGAGAGCGTCGTGCCCACCGGCCGGCTGCGCGCCACCAATGCGGATGCCCTGGTGCCCACCGTGCTCGCGGGGCTCGCCATCGCAGAGCTGCCCGAGTTCATGGCGAGCGAGTACCTCCGTGACGGAAGGATGGAAGTGCTCCTGAAGGACTGGCCCCTGCCGGCCGGCGGCCTCTACTTCGTCACGCCCGCCACGGGTGTCCGCCCCGCCAAGGTCGAGGCGCTCTCCGCCTTCTTCGCCGAGCACCTCTCCAAGCCCACGTGGCGCTGGCCGCGCTGA
- a CDS encoding sensor histidine kinase, with protein MRKLWTRRILDCLVVGIPFEVLTSICYAKLLPLSTWRATEAYVAVALVVFSCEALVLALLLRWALQPVDRWRSVRGTRDETDAVIHEALGRAYYTPRWFTVAWSCSWAIALSSLAALLALLLPERVHLGERELLLTGLIILATVSAKLVVATPLFIWRLAPTTRELSLVARQRHLLTQPRLISFRRRLLVFTSCLALTPTCWMACAFLAPSPTPGTMFLFTFTALVWAPMSAFLVTKAVSGQVNAIRKAVDGVVERSSTLDVEYIPVQQPDTLGDLAEGINCMVDQLNASARANHEQMVELDRLYRQASEALRLRDEFLLVASHELRTPLTSLSLTLGTMERKRQSGREASKEHLHRARRQVTNLTGLVDDLLDVGRIRSGHLELQQAPVSLGSLLAETIASLRPLSPRHHLTLELPQGETLVKGDETRLTQVFNNLLDNAIKYSPEGGVVAVKLTRGEGEARVSVSDEGVGIPAEQLPELFERFFRAHTTSAKSFGGLGLGLYITRNLVERHGGRIDVRSEVDRGTTFVVMLPELREAQREVAFPPQQEAPGEV; from the coding sequence ATGCGGAAGCTATGGACGCGCAGGATTCTGGACTGCCTCGTCGTCGGCATCCCATTCGAGGTCCTGACCTCCATCTGCTACGCCAAGCTCCTTCCCCTGTCGACCTGGCGAGCCACCGAGGCCTATGTCGCGGTCGCCCTGGTCGTCTTCTCCTGTGAGGCGCTCGTGCTGGCCCTGCTGCTCCGGTGGGCGCTGCAGCCGGTGGACCGCTGGCGGAGCGTCCGAGGGACTCGCGACGAGACGGATGCGGTCATCCATGAGGCCCTGGGGCGCGCCTACTACACCCCCAGGTGGTTCACCGTGGCGTGGTCGTGCTCCTGGGCCATCGCCCTGTCGAGCCTGGCAGCCTTGCTGGCGCTGCTTCTGCCGGAGCGGGTGCACCTGGGGGAACGAGAGCTGCTGCTCACCGGGCTCATCATCCTCGCGACGGTTTCGGCCAAGCTCGTCGTCGCGACTCCCCTGTTCATCTGGCGACTCGCGCCCACCACCCGGGAGCTCTCGCTCGTCGCCCGTCAGCGGCACCTGCTCACCCAGCCCCGCCTCATCTCCTTCCGGAGAAGGCTGCTGGTCTTCACCTCCTGCCTCGCGCTGACGCCGACGTGTTGGATGGCCTGCGCGTTCCTTGCGCCCTCGCCAACCCCCGGCACGATGTTCCTCTTCACCTTCACCGCGCTGGTCTGGGCCCCCATGAGTGCGTTCCTCGTCACCAAGGCCGTGTCCGGGCAGGTCAACGCCATCCGGAAGGCCGTGGACGGCGTGGTCGAGCGCTCGTCCACCCTGGACGTGGAATACATCCCCGTGCAGCAGCCCGACACCCTCGGAGACCTTGCCGAGGGCATCAACTGCATGGTGGACCAGCTCAACGCGAGCGCCAGGGCCAACCACGAGCAGATGGTGGAATTGGACAGGCTCTACCGTCAGGCCTCGGAAGCGCTGCGGCTCCGAGACGAGTTCCTCCTGGTGGCTTCCCATGAGCTGAGGACGCCCCTGACGTCCCTCTCGCTGACCCTGGGGACGATGGAGCGCAAGCGCCAATCGGGGAGGGAGGCGTCGAAAGAACATCTCCATCGCGCCCGGCGCCAGGTCACCAACCTCACCGGCCTGGTCGACGACCTCCTGGATGTCGGCCGAATCCGGAGTGGGCACCTGGAGCTGCAGCAAGCCCCTGTCTCCCTGGGCTCGCTCCTTGCCGAGACCATCGCGAGCCTCCGCCCCCTCTCTCCTCGTCACCACCTCACCCTGGAGCTTCCGCAGGGGGAGACCCTCGTGAAGGGAGATGAAACGCGGCTGACGCAGGTCTTCAACAACCTCCTGGACAACGCCATCAAATACAGTCCCGAGGGCGGAGTCGTCGCGGTGAAGCTCACGCGCGGCGAGGGAGAGGCCCGCGTGTCCGTCTCGGATGAGGGAGTCGGCATTCCCGCCGAGCAGCTTCCCGAGCTCTTCGAGCGTTTCTTCCGCGCCCACACCACTTCGGCGAAGAGCTTTGGAGGACTGGGGCTCGGGCTCTACATCACCCGGAATCTGGTGGAGCGGCACGGCGGGCGTATCGACGTGCGGAGCGAAGTGGACCGGGGCACCACCTTCGTCGTGATGCTCCCCGAGCTGCGCGAGGCCCAGCGGGAGGTGGCGTTCCCACCGCAGCAGGAAGCCCCTGGCGAAGTGTAA